Proteins encoded within one genomic window of Candidatus Cloacimonadota bacterium:
- the lon gene encoding endopeptidase La yields MEQNNRIPRSLPVIHLNNTVMFPYLMIPLVVSEESLKKVIDYALSNDKLLGFFLTREIEDKRDEVEIYEYGSAVSILRMLRNQDGSISLLLQGVSRIRIDRITQKEPFMMVEVETIPEILEESPKITALRNIATELVEKIISESSDLNKEIILGLKNIKQAGRVADIIAGNIPLEVKQKQAVLEAVDLVRRYERLNKYLAELIKQMRLENTIRSNIQLEMDEDQRRYYLKEQLAAIKKELGETDEANMEIENWTTKIATADLPDYVEKEAFEELDRLAMMSPASAEYNVIRSYLEWLVNLPWRKQTKDRLNLQKIEEILETDHYGLPKIKERIIEYIAVKKLNKKLKGPILCFVGPPGVGKTSFGKSIARALKRRFIRLSLGGIHDEAEIRGHRRTYIGAMPGKILNEIKRAGTANPLFMLDEIDKIGRDFRGDPASALLEVLDPEQNNEFIDNYINLKFDLSEVIFITTANILDTIPPALRDRMEILEFSSYVEEEKIHIARKYLVPKEAQNNGLTGKNVRFQDSALKEIIRYYVREAGVRNLQRMIASIMRKIARKIATGNTKLHIITDKNVKEFLGRRKFSMELANKKPEIGVVTGLAWTPYGGEILFCEATAMPGKGELSLTGLLGEVMKESAKLAFSYIKSNYQTFGIDIDRFKKSDFHIHLPAGAIPKDGPSAGVTLTTAIVSLVTGKKVKPNIAMTGELTLKGKILAIGGVKEKILAAKRAGIKNVILPEENRDTYEDLDDEIRQDMQIHFVREYPEILDLVILNK; encoded by the coding sequence ATGGAACAGAATAATCGTATTCCCCGTTCTTTACCGGTAATACATCTCAACAACACGGTAATGTTTCCCTATTTAATGATCCCTTTGGTCGTCTCTGAAGAATCGTTAAAAAAGGTGATCGATTATGCCCTCTCCAATGATAAATTGTTAGGATTCTTCTTAACCCGCGAAATTGAAGATAAAAGGGATGAAGTTGAAATATATGAATACGGTTCTGCTGTTTCTATATTGAGAATGTTGCGAAATCAAGACGGTTCTATTAGTCTTCTCTTGCAAGGTGTATCAAGGATCCGCATAGATAGAATTACTCAAAAAGAACCCTTCATGATGGTTGAGGTTGAGACCATACCGGAGATTTTGGAAGAATCTCCTAAGATAACAGCGCTGCGTAATATTGCAACAGAACTTGTCGAGAAGATCATTAGTGAGTCATCCGATCTCAATAAAGAGATCATCCTTGGTTTGAAGAATATAAAACAAGCCGGGCGTGTGGCAGATATTATTGCCGGCAATATTCCATTGGAAGTAAAGCAAAAACAAGCCGTTTTAGAAGCTGTAGATCTGGTAAGAAGATATGAGCGATTAAACAAGTATCTTGCTGAGCTAATCAAGCAGATGCGGTTGGAAAATACTATCCGCAGTAATATTCAACTGGAAATGGATGAGGATCAAAGACGGTACTATCTCAAAGAACAGCTTGCTGCTATAAAAAAAGAACTCGGCGAAACAGACGAAGCTAATATGGAGATAGAGAATTGGACGACAAAGATCGCAACTGCTGATCTGCCCGATTATGTGGAAAAGGAAGCTTTTGAGGAATTAGACCGCTTAGCAATGATGTCTCCGGCTTCTGCGGAGTATAATGTTATCCGTAGCTATCTGGAATGGCTGGTTAACTTACCTTGGCGAAAACAGACAAAAGACCGTCTGAATCTGCAAAAAATTGAAGAGATTCTGGAAACTGATCATTATGGCCTTCCCAAGATAAAAGAAAGAATAATTGAGTATATCGCGGTTAAGAAACTCAATAAAAAACTAAAAGGTCCGATACTCTGCTTCGTTGGTCCTCCGGGTGTTGGAAAAACATCTTTTGGAAAATCGATAGCGAGAGCTCTCAAACGAAGATTTATACGCCTCTCTCTAGGTGGCATTCATGATGAGGCGGAGATTAGAGGACATCGCAGAACATATATCGGAGCTATGCCGGGTAAGATCCTTAATGAGATTAAACGCGCCGGAACAGCTAACCCGCTCTTCATGCTTGATGAAATTGATAAGATTGGTCGTGACTTTCGGGGTGACCCTGCATCTGCCCTGTTAGAAGTACTCGATCCGGAACAAAACAACGAGTTTATCGATAACTATATCAACCTGAAATTCGATCTATCGGAAGTTATTTTCATAACTACAGCTAATATTCTCGATACAATTCCTCCTGCTCTTAGAGACAGAATGGAAATATTGGAGTTCTCCAGTTATGTTGAAGAGGAGAAGATCCATATAGCCCGCAAATACCTCGTTCCAAAAGAAGCACAGAACAATGGACTGACCGGGAAGAATGTTCGCTTTCAGGATTCTGCTCTCAAGGAGATAATCAGGTATTACGTCAGAGAAGCCGGGGTGAGAAACTTGCAGAGAATGATCGCTTCGATTATGAGAAAAATTGCCAGAAAGATTGCTACCGGAAATACAAAACTACATATAATTACCGATAAGAATGTTAAGGAATTTCTCGGTAGAAGAAAATTCTCTATGGAATTAGCAAATAAAAAACCGGAGATTGGAGTGGTTACGGGACTTGCTTGGACTCCTTATGGTGGAGAAATTCTCTTTTGTGAAGCAACTGCTATGCCGGGCAAAGGGGAACTCTCGTTAACCGGTCTTCTGGGTGAAGTAATGAAAGAATCGGCTAAATTGGCTTTTAGTTATATAAAGAGCAATTATCAAACATTTGGGATCGATATAGATAGATTCAAAAAATCTGATTTTCATATCCACTTACCTGCAGGTGCGATACCGAAAGATGGTCCCTCTGCCGGAGTTACTCTTACTACAGCTATTGTTTCTCTGGTTACAGGTAAGAAAGTTAAACCAAACATTGCTATGACTGGTGAGCTAACACTAAAAGGGAAGATACTGGCAATTGGCGGTGTGAAAGAAAAAATTTTAGCCGCAAAAAGAGCAGGAATCAAGAATGTTATTCTCCCCGAAGAGAATAGAGATACGTATGAAGATCTCGACGATGAGATTCGCCAAGATATGCAAATTCACTTTGTTAGGGAATATCCGGAAATCCTTGATCTGGTAATCCTAAACAAGTAG
- a CDS encoding ABC transporter permease, protein MDYILIKKFLCGKNRFFPKTSHIFTLVGITIGVTALLIVSTVMNGFEQDMMNRIIGSKAEIRVISADRSPISEYESLVSDIENHPSMVAVSPVVNKELLAHKGQATTVINAFGIDYEKHNELISLEQQIRLGKPDIKEFEENGIIIGLDLSLLLSATIGEYIQLSSPVDRAPSPFGLLPRMKRFRVMGIFVSDMPEFDKTYAYISLNNARFFSDIGDAVTLLQVKTVNPKNSTRYASSLQRIVDRKYLVEDWSQFDANLFQAMQLEKAVMFTVLALMLIISGFNMAGNSLKTVAEKKTEIGILKALGMKSGRINRFFIGINLLLGFIGIFLGGFISLAFIYVQENYQFIQIPVPGFPMQWLPVVMKSSDFLVVPSIVIIICLLATIIALQKIKEIEPIRIIRELE, encoded by the coding sequence ATGGATTACATACTGATCAAGAAGTTTCTTTGCGGAAAGAACCGCTTTTTTCCCAAAACTTCACATATCTTTACTCTTGTAGGGATTACGATCGGAGTTACTGCTCTACTTATTGTATCAACTGTGATGAATGGTTTTGAGCAGGATATGATGAACCGGATCATTGGCTCTAAAGCGGAAATCCGTGTTATCAGTGCCGACAGAAGCCCAATTAGTGAATACGAATCGCTGGTCTCCGATATCGAAAACCACCCTTCTATGGTTGCTGTATCCCCTGTGGTTAATAAAGAATTATTAGCACATAAGGGACAGGCAACTACCGTGATAAATGCTTTCGGTATCGATTATGAAAAACATAATGAATTGATCTCTCTTGAACAACAGATCAGATTAGGTAAACCAGACATTAAAGAGTTCGAAGAGAACGGAATAATCATTGGACTCGACCTTTCTCTTCTACTTAGTGCTACTATTGGTGAATATATACAGCTCTCATCTCCGGTGGACAGGGCACCTTCACCTTTTGGTTTACTGCCGAGAATGAAGCGATTCAGAGTGATGGGAATCTTTGTTTCCGATATGCCGGAATTCGATAAAACTTATGCTTACATCTCGCTCAATAATGCCCGATTTTTTTCTGATATTGGTGATGCGGTAACACTGCTGCAGGTTAAGACCGTCAATCCTAAAAATTCGACAAGATATGCTTCTTCTTTGCAGAGAATAGTTGATAGGAAGTATTTGGTTGAAGATTGGAGTCAGTTTGATGCTAATCTCTTTCAAGCAATGCAATTAGAAAAAGCAGTGATGTTTACAGTATTGGCTTTGATGTTGATCATTTCCGGTTTCAATATGGCAGGTAATTCACTTAAAACTGTAGCAGAGAAAAAGACAGAGATCGGCATATTGAAGGCACTCGGTATGAAATCAGGCCGGATAAATCGCTTTTTTATCGGCATTAATCTATTGCTGGGATTCATTGGTATTTTTTTAGGTGGTTTTATATCGCTCGCTTTCATTTATGTACAAGAAAACTATCAGTTTATACAAATACCTGTTCCCGGTTTTCCTATGCAGTGGCTGCCGGTAGTCATGAAGAGTAGCGATTTTCTTGTCGTGCCAAGTATAGTGATAATTATTTGCCTTTTAGCAACAATAATTGCTTTACAAAAAATCAAAGAAATTGAACCTATTCGAATAATAAGGGAATTAGAATAA
- the lysS gene encoding lysine--tRNA ligase — translation MHNTTEIIKLKREKLQKIIEMGINPYHNRVERTHQIKELQQKRENLLQSQEEITIAGRLTALRRHGKIGFANIEDMSGKIQLYVRLDTIGEADYEIYKHCDLGDFIQTRGVAIITERGEYSLKCLTLKLLSKNLRPIPTVKEKVIDGKTVRYDEFSDIELRYRKRYLDLLLNPDNKATFITRANIIRFMREYLDNHDFIEVETPVLQPLYGGAYARPFITHHNTLDIDLYLRIATELYLKRLIIGGFEKVYEIGKDFRNEGMDRNHNPEFTMLEVYQSYADYHTMMDLTEDMITTIAKKLFNSTSFQYDNHTISLQKPWARGSMIDLIKKETGLDTSDCDLAKLTSFFKEHNLEIPEKATAGELIIELFEIYIEKNLIQPTFIIDFPKEVSPLAKSRVDNPHFVERFELFIAGHELGNAFTELNDPIEQERRLQKQAAMREAGDMEAAPFDEDFLEAMEYGMPPTGGLGIGVDRLCMLFTNNSSIKEVILFPQMKPEHHI, via the coding sequence ATGCATAACACAACAGAGATCATTAAATTGAAAAGAGAAAAGCTGCAGAAGATCATTGAAATGGGCATAAATCCCTACCACAACAGGGTAGAAAGAACCCATCAGATAAAAGAGTTGCAGCAAAAGAGAGAAAATCTACTGCAATCTCAGGAAGAGATTACTATTGCAGGTCGTTTAACTGCTTTACGTCGTCACGGAAAGATTGGCTTTGCTAATATCGAGGATATGAGTGGCAAGATACAACTCTATGTCCGCCTTGATACTATTGGAGAAGCTGATTATGAGATATACAAACACTGTGACTTAGGAGACTTTATTCAGACTCGCGGAGTGGCAATAATAACAGAAAGAGGTGAATACTCTCTAAAATGTTTGACCTTAAAACTCTTGTCGAAGAATCTCAGACCTATACCTACAGTTAAAGAGAAGGTTATAGATGGTAAAACTGTCCGCTATGATGAGTTTTCAGATATTGAGCTGCGTTATCGCAAGAGATATCTCGACTTGCTGCTCAATCCGGATAATAAAGCGACTTTTATAACAAGAGCGAATATCATCCGTTTTATGCGCGAATATCTCGATAACCATGATTTTATCGAAGTGGAGACGCCTGTGCTACAGCCACTCTATGGTGGTGCTTATGCCCGTCCTTTTATTACTCATCACAATACTCTCGATATCGACCTCTATCTGAGAATAGCAACCGAACTCTATCTGAAAAGATTAATCATTGGTGGCTTTGAGAAAGTATATGAGATCGGCAAAGATTTTCGTAATGAAGGGATGGATAGAAATCATAATCCCGAATTTACTATGTTGGAGGTCTATCAGTCCTATGCTGACTATCATACAATGATGGATCTTACAGAAGATATGATCACTACGATTGCGAAAAAGTTATTTAACTCAACAAGCTTCCAATATGACAATCACACCATTTCATTACAGAAACCGTGGGCGAGAGGGAGTATGATTGACCTGATCAAGAAAGAGACCGGTTTGGATACTTCCGATTGTGATCTGGCAAAGCTAACTTCCTTCTTTAAAGAGCATAATCTGGAGATACCAGAGAAAGCCACCGCAGGTGAATTAATAATTGAACTATTTGAGATTTATATAGAGAAGAATTTGATCCAACCGACATTTATTATAGACTTCCCAAAAGAGGTTTCACCATTAGCAAAGAGTCGTGTTGACAATCCACACTTTGTGGAAAGGTTCGAACTCTTCATAGCCGGTCATGAATTGGGAAATGCCTTCACCGAGCTCAATGACCCTATAGAACAAGAAAGACGACTACAGAAGCAAGCAGCTATGAGGGAAGCCGGTGATATGGAAGCAGCTCCTTTTGATGAGGATTTTCTGGAAGCTATGGAGTATGGTATGCCGCCAACAGGTGGTTTGGGTATTGGTGTTGACCGGCTTTGTATGCTTTTTACCAATAATTCGTCAATAAAAGAGGTAATTCTCTTTCCTCAAATGAAACCTGAGCATCATATTTAA
- a CDS encoding vitamin B12-dependent ribonucleotide reductase gives MLLSENAKVVLEKRYFKKDESGAIIENWSQLIERVAGNISKGDPVLFRKFCALLDSGAFLPNSPTLMNAGNDLQQLSACFVLPIEDSLDSIFNSIKNAALIHKSGGGTGFSFSRLRETNSRVKTTSGVSSGPISFLRVFNAATDAVKQGGTRRGANMAILNIDHPQIIEFITAKSDPNELTNFNLSVGLTDSFMDALKNKGEFQLVSPHTHQVIETKKAEVVFDLIVEMAYKNGEPGIVFIDVINQHNPTPHIGKIESTNPCGEQPLLANEACNLGSINVHSFYENGNFNWDKLRETVFDAVEFLDCVIDQSEFPLPEIDNMARQNRKIGLGIMGYADLLFEIGLPYNSDASVSFAEELMEFIDYHAKLKSMLLAKDKGAFPNFSKSIYDTKNLKRQKNKLDWEQIMADIQANGIRNATVTTIAPTGTISMICNTSSGIEPQFSLVYVKNVMDGEKLLYVNPVFEKKMKEIGIYSKELMEQISENGSLLNVAEIPDDVKKVFITSHDISPEWHIKMQAAFQKYTDNAVSKTINFPHTATKADIKNSFLLAYELGCKGVTVYRDGSRANQVLSTGKKTSVTYDPTDQRITPRTRPEIMTGLTSRIETGCGHLYITINSDENGAFEIFTQMGKVGGCASAQLEAVARLASLCLRTNVKVESLIHQLRGIRCPSPMWYCGTVVSSCADAIAKSLESYLSLYKKGQLNGFSSSDPDVVLSSNPSSNPEKKEKKSIGGVCPDCGGTVEFSEGCKKCHLCGWSKC, from the coding sequence ATGTTACTATCAGAGAACGCTAAAGTCGTACTGGAAAAGAGATATTTTAAGAAAGATGAGAGTGGTGCAATCATTGAAAATTGGTCACAGCTTATAGAAAGAGTTGCCGGAAATATTAGTAAAGGGGATCCGGTTCTTTTCCGGAAGTTTTGTGCTTTGCTTGATTCTGGCGCGTTTTTACCTAATTCACCGACACTAATGAATGCGGGTAACGATCTACAACAGCTCTCTGCCTGTTTTGTACTACCTATTGAAGACAGTTTGGACAGTATTTTTAATTCCATTAAAAATGCAGCTTTGATACACAAAAGTGGGGGTGGTACCGGATTCAGTTTTAGCCGTTTACGAGAGACAAATTCTCGTGTTAAAACAACTAGTGGAGTTTCCAGTGGGCCTATTTCATTTCTCAGGGTCTTTAATGCTGCAACAGATGCTGTAAAGCAGGGTGGTACTCGTCGAGGTGCCAATATGGCTATTCTCAATATTGATCATCCACAAATTATTGAATTCATTACGGCAAAGAGTGACCCTAATGAGTTAACAAATTTCAATCTTAGTGTTGGTTTAACTGACTCTTTTATGGATGCTTTAAAAAATAAAGGTGAATTTCAATTAGTTTCACCCCATACACATCAAGTTATTGAAACAAAAAAGGCAGAAGTGGTCTTTGATCTGATAGTGGAAATGGCATATAAAAACGGCGAACCTGGTATAGTCTTTATTGATGTTATTAATCAACATAATCCTACTCCCCATATTGGAAAAATCGAGTCAACAAACCCATGTGGCGAACAACCTCTTCTGGCTAATGAGGCATGTAATCTCGGTTCTATAAATGTCCATAGTTTCTACGAAAATGGTAATTTCAACTGGGACAAACTTAGAGAGACTGTCTTCGATGCTGTTGAGTTTCTCGATTGTGTGATTGACCAATCGGAATTTCCTCTTCCTGAAATTGATAATATGGCAAGGCAAAATCGTAAAATCGGACTCGGAATAATGGGATACGCCGATTTGCTTTTTGAAATCGGATTACCATATAATAGTGATGCCTCAGTATCTTTTGCTGAAGAGTTAATGGAATTTATTGATTATCATGCTAAGTTGAAATCAATGTTGTTAGCAAAAGATAAAGGGGCATTCCCTAACTTCTCCAAAAGTATATATGATACTAAAAACCTTAAACGTCAAAAAAATAAGCTCGACTGGGAACAAATTATGGCTGATATTCAAGCTAACGGCATAAGAAATGCAACAGTAACAACTATTGCACCTACTGGTACAATTAGTATGATCTGTAATACATCCAGTGGTATTGAACCTCAATTTTCTCTTGTATATGTAAAAAATGTCATGGATGGAGAAAAACTGCTCTACGTTAACCCTGTGTTTGAAAAAAAGATGAAAGAGATCGGTATTTACTCTAAAGAATTGATGGAGCAAATTTCGGAAAACGGTTCTTTACTTAATGTTGCAGAAATCCCTGATGATGTAAAAAAAGTATTTATCACATCGCATGATATCTCTCCTGAATGGCATATAAAAATGCAGGCTGCCTTCCAAAAATATACCGACAATGCTGTATCTAAGACTATCAATTTCCCCCATACTGCTACTAAAGCAGATATTAAAAACAGTTTCCTACTAGCTTATGAACTCGGTTGTAAAGGGGTTACAGTCTATCGAGACGGAAGTAGGGCTAACCAGGTACTTAGTACTGGTAAAAAAACTTCTGTTACTTATGATCCGACCGATCAAAGAATTACTCCAAGAACAAGACCTGAAATAATGACAGGTTTGACCAGCAGAATAGAAACCGGTTGCGGACATCTGTATATAACAATTAATTCTGATGAAAATGGCGCTTTCGAAATCTTTACTCAAATGGGAAAAGTCGGTGGTTGCGCTTCTGCACAGTTGGAAGCTGTTGCCCGATTAGCTTCACTTTGCCTACGTACAAATGTCAAAGTAGAATCACTGATTCATCAGCTAAGAGGTATTCGTTGTCCTTCTCCTATGTGGTATTGCGGAACTGTAGTATCCTCTTGTGCTGATGCCATTGCTAAGTCCTTAGAATCATATCTTAGTTTGTATAAGAAAGGTCAATTAAATGGTTTTTCTTCCTCTGATCCTGATGTCGTTCTCAGTTCAAACCCCAGTTCGAATCCTGAAAAGAAAGAAAAAAAGAGTATAGGAGGAGTTTGCCCTGATTGTGGAGGTACTGTCGAATTCAGTGAAGGATGTAAAAAGTGTCATCTCTGTGGTTGGTCTAAATGTTAA